One stretch of Clavibacter michiganensis DNA includes these proteins:
- a CDS encoding ribokinase, with the protein MGRVVVLGSLNVDQVVRVPRHPQPGETLIGSDPERLWGGKGANQAVAAADAGGEVAMVGAVGDDADGSAYRARLADRGIDVSGLVTVDDATTGLAIIAVDDDGENTIIVAPGANARVTDAHLDPLDALAAGDILLASLELPLDTIAAGVRRAHSAGARVVLNLAPFAALPADVLALADPVVVNEHEAGLLRATGTPAPASLLVTLGAEGAMWGGVEVPASKVSRVVDTTGAGDAFCGALASALAAGADREGALVVAADAAAVVVQRQGAQPADD; encoded by the coding sequence ATGGGCCGCGTCGTGGTGCTCGGATCGCTCAACGTCGACCAAGTGGTGCGCGTGCCGCGGCACCCGCAGCCGGGGGAGACGCTCATCGGGTCCGACCCCGAGCGCCTCTGGGGCGGCAAGGGCGCGAACCAGGCCGTCGCGGCGGCCGACGCCGGCGGCGAGGTCGCGATGGTGGGCGCCGTGGGCGACGACGCCGACGGATCCGCCTACCGCGCGCGCCTGGCCGACCGCGGCATCGACGTGTCCGGCCTCGTCACCGTGGACGACGCCACGACGGGCCTCGCGATCATCGCGGTGGACGACGACGGCGAGAACACGATCATCGTCGCGCCCGGCGCCAACGCCCGCGTGACCGACGCCCACCTGGATCCGCTCGACGCGCTCGCCGCGGGCGACATCCTGCTGGCCTCGCTCGAGCTGCCCCTCGACACGATCGCCGCGGGCGTCCGCCGCGCGCACTCCGCCGGCGCCCGCGTCGTGCTCAACCTCGCGCCCTTCGCCGCGCTGCCCGCCGACGTGCTCGCCCTCGCGGATCCCGTGGTCGTCAACGAGCACGAGGCGGGCCTGCTCCGCGCGACGGGCACGCCGGCCCCCGCGTCGCTGCTCGTCACGCTGGGTGCCGAGGGCGCGATGTGGGGCGGCGTCGAGGTGCCCGCGTCGAAGGTCTCCCGCGTCGTCGACACCACGGGCGCGGGCGACGCGTTCTGCGGCGCGCTGGCCTCGGCGCTCGCCGCGGGCGCCGACCGCGAGGGCGCCCTGGTCGTCGCCGCCGACGCGGCTGCGGTCGTCGTGCAGCGGCAGGGCGCACAGCCGGCGGACGACTGA
- a CDS encoding glycoside hydrolase family 3 protein: MPRAPRTLLTAPDGTRFRDLDGDGVMAPYEDPRRTPEERTADLVGRLSLAEKAGLMFQTVIEVGADGELKEEPGAISKSGTTEVVVGKGMNHFNVHEIRTARQAARWSNRLQELAESTPHGIPVTVSTDPRHAFVENAGVAFSAGPFSQWPEALGLAALDDVDAIRAFADAARQEYVAVGIRAALHPQIDLATEPRWGRQAQTLGHDADRVAEFTAAYLDGFQGAALGSTSVACTTKHFPGGGPQKDGEDAHFPYGREQVYPGGMFEYHLRPFREAIARGTAAMMPYYGMPEGLVRDGEEIEPVGFGFNRQVITGLLREELGYDGVVVTDWELVNDNHVGDQVLPARAWGVEELTPHERMERIIAAGCDQFGGEECVDVLLDLVADGRVTEARLDESVRRLLLVKFRLGLFDDPYVDEDEAERIVGRADLRELGFRAQAASVTVLENRERDGRPTLPLPVDGPRMRVHVEGMRPEALDGWADPADGPDDADLAIVRLGAPFEPRSDLFLEAWFHQGSLEFPPGLVHRLRRIADRCPLVVVVNLDRPAIMTPLVPFASALAVDYGSSDAAVLAALTGRIAPEGRLPVEIPRSMDAVRASRTDVPSDTADPVYPLHHGLRIR; the protein is encoded by the coding sequence ATGCCCCGCGCCCCGCGCACGCTCCTCACCGCCCCCGACGGCACCCGCTTCCGCGACCTCGACGGGGACGGGGTGATGGCGCCCTACGAGGATCCGCGGCGGACCCCCGAGGAGCGCACGGCCGACCTCGTGGGGCGCCTCAGCCTCGCGGAGAAGGCGGGTCTCATGTTCCAGACCGTGATCGAGGTCGGCGCCGACGGGGAGCTGAAGGAGGAGCCGGGCGCGATCTCGAAGTCGGGCACCACCGAGGTCGTGGTCGGCAAGGGCATGAACCACTTCAACGTGCACGAGATCCGCACGGCCCGGCAGGCCGCGCGCTGGAGCAACCGGTTGCAGGAGCTGGCGGAGTCGACGCCGCACGGGATCCCCGTGACCGTGAGCACGGATCCGCGGCACGCCTTCGTGGAGAACGCGGGCGTCGCCTTCTCGGCCGGCCCGTTCTCGCAGTGGCCGGAGGCGCTCGGGCTCGCGGCGCTCGACGACGTGGACGCCATCCGCGCGTTCGCCGACGCCGCCCGGCAGGAGTACGTGGCCGTGGGCATCCGCGCGGCGCTGCACCCGCAGATCGACCTCGCCACCGAGCCGCGCTGGGGGCGCCAGGCGCAGACGCTCGGGCACGACGCCGATCGCGTGGCCGAGTTCACTGCCGCGTACCTCGACGGCTTCCAGGGTGCGGCGCTCGGATCCACGAGCGTCGCGTGCACCACCAAGCACTTCCCGGGCGGCGGCCCCCAGAAGGACGGCGAGGACGCGCACTTCCCGTACGGCCGCGAGCAGGTGTACCCGGGCGGGATGTTCGAGTACCACCTGCGGCCGTTCCGCGAGGCGATCGCGCGCGGGACCGCCGCGATGATGCCGTACTACGGGATGCCCGAGGGCCTCGTGCGCGACGGCGAGGAGATCGAGCCGGTGGGCTTCGGCTTCAACCGGCAGGTGATCACCGGGCTGCTGCGCGAGGAGCTCGGCTACGACGGCGTCGTGGTCACCGACTGGGAGCTCGTGAACGACAACCACGTCGGCGACCAGGTGCTGCCCGCGCGCGCGTGGGGCGTCGAGGAGCTGACGCCCCACGAGCGCATGGAGCGGATCATCGCGGCCGGCTGCGACCAGTTCGGCGGCGAGGAGTGCGTCGACGTGCTGCTCGACCTCGTGGCCGATGGGCGGGTCACCGAGGCGCGCCTCGACGAGTCGGTCCGGCGCCTGCTGCTCGTGAAGTTCCGGCTGGGGCTCTTCGACGACCCCTACGTCGACGAGGACGAGGCCGAGCGCATCGTCGGCCGGGCGGACCTCCGCGAGCTCGGCTTCCGCGCGCAGGCCGCGTCGGTCACCGTGCTCGAGAACCGGGAGCGCGACGGCCGGCCCACGCTGCCGCTGCCCGTCGACGGACCCCGGATGCGCGTCCACGTCGAGGGCATGCGCCCCGAGGCGCTCGACGGCTGGGCGGATCCCGCGGACGGGCCCGACGACGCCGACCTCGCGATCGTGCGGCTCGGCGCGCCCTTCGAGCCGCGCTCGGACCTCTTCCTCGAGGCGTGGTTCCACCAGGGGTCGCTCGAGTTCCCGCCCGGGCTCGTGCACCGGCTCCGGCGGATCGCCGACCGCTGTCCGCTCGTGGTGGTGGTGAACCTCGACCGGCCCGCGATCATGACGCCGCTCGTGCCGTTCGCCTCCGCGCTCGCCGTCGACTACGGCAGCTCCGACGCCGCCGTGCTCGCGGCGCTCACGGGACGCATCGCGCCCGAGGGGCGGCTGCCGGTCGAGATCCCGCGCTCGATGGACGCCGTGCGGGCCTCCCGCACGGACGTGCCGTCGGACACCGCCGACCCGGTGTACCCGCTGCACCACGGCCTCCGGATCCGCTGA
- a CDS encoding extracellular solute-binding protein, with product MKTSMRLGAVATVLAATVALTGCGRSADEGSGAAAATTLGSEPATGKVTMWAMGAEGEALPAFLKTFEDANPGVEVDVTAIPWDAAHNKFQTAIAGGTTPDIAMMGTTWMADFSDALTTVPTDVDASDSFPGSLRTNSVKDRAAGIPWYVDTRVLYYRTDLAAKAGWTTAPTTWDELKQMASDMQTKAGAAHGIRLPAGSDAFQGTLWMPWSNGAEIADGAKWTLDTPEMREAYEYYGSFFADGIADPDVDVSSGAQEASFVDGSTPMLIEGPFEIGQLKAVGGADFASKFSTAVLPAKETSASFSGGANLVVFDQAKNQDAAWKLARWLGQPETQAAWYAATGDLPASQSAWQDPALQSDPTLAAFGEQLKTAKSVPVSTNWVKVGSAADSALEQIRRGTSSVPDALAKLQSDADSIGSAE from the coding sequence GTGAAGACATCCATGCGTCTCGGCGCGGTCGCGACCGTGCTGGCGGCCACCGTCGCGCTGACCGGCTGCGGCCGGTCCGCCGACGAGGGATCCGGCGCCGCGGCCGCGACCACGCTCGGCTCCGAGCCCGCGACCGGCAAGGTCACCATGTGGGCCATGGGCGCGGAGGGCGAGGCCCTGCCCGCGTTCCTGAAGACCTTCGAGGACGCGAACCCCGGCGTCGAGGTCGACGTCACGGCGATCCCCTGGGACGCCGCGCACAACAAGTTCCAGACCGCCATCGCGGGCGGCACCACCCCGGACATCGCGATGATGGGCACCACGTGGATGGCCGACTTCTCCGACGCCCTCACCACCGTGCCCACCGACGTCGACGCGAGCGACTCCTTCCCCGGCTCCCTCAGGACGAACTCCGTGAAGGACCGCGCCGCCGGCATCCCCTGGTACGTCGACACCCGCGTGCTCTACTACCGCACCGACCTCGCGGCGAAGGCCGGCTGGACGACGGCCCCCACCACCTGGGACGAGCTCAAGCAGATGGCGTCCGACATGCAGACGAAGGCCGGCGCCGCGCACGGCATCCGCCTCCCCGCCGGCAGCGACGCGTTCCAGGGCACGCTCTGGATGCCGTGGTCGAACGGCGCCGAGATCGCCGACGGCGCGAAGTGGACCCTCGACACCCCCGAGATGCGGGAGGCCTACGAGTACTACGGCAGCTTCTTCGCCGACGGCATCGCCGACCCCGACGTCGACGTCTCGTCCGGCGCGCAGGAGGCCTCGTTCGTCGACGGATCCACGCCCATGCTCATCGAGGGCCCCTTCGAGATCGGCCAGCTGAAGGCCGTCGGCGGAGCGGACTTCGCGTCGAAGTTCAGCACCGCGGTGCTCCCGGCGAAGGAGACCTCGGCCTCGTTCAGCGGCGGCGCCAACCTCGTCGTCTTCGACCAGGCGAAGAACCAGGACGCCGCGTGGAAGCTCGCCCGCTGGCTCGGCCAGCCGGAGACGCAGGCGGCCTGGTACGCCGCCACGGGCGACCTGCCCGCGTCGCAGTCCGCCTGGCAGGACCCCGCGCTGCAGTCCGACCCCACCCTCGCCGCGTTCGGCGAGCAGCTGAAGACCGCGAAGTCCGTGCCCGTGAGCACGAACTGGGTCAAGGTCGGATCCGCCGCGGACTCGGCGCTCGAGCAGATCCGCCGCGGCACCTCCTCGGTGCCCGACGCGCTCGCGAAGCTGCAGTCGGACGCCGACTCCATCGGCTCGGCGGAGTAG
- a CDS encoding carbohydrate ABC transporter permease, whose amino-acid sequence MTTTASAPAAPVVAEAATGTPPRRRRRTDRGRRTRAIVYLVLAAVLCVWLLPFIWMALGSVKTQGEILQRPPTWWPADPVADNFAQWFGPLDFGTFFSNSLVVALVTVLGNLVFCSMVGYALAKMEFPGKRILFLTVMVTLMVPGVVTFVPLFVMVSGLGLVNTYAALILPFITAPIGVFLMRQFMLGIPEALIEAARLDGAGEFRIFSRIVMPLCGPPLATLGILTFLASWNNFLWPLVAAQTEGMYTLPIALSLYSTGQNATDYGLLLAGSVLVIAPILALFVFLQRYFIQGVATAGLK is encoded by the coding sequence ATGACCACCACCGCATCCGCCCCCGCCGCCCCGGTCGTCGCCGAGGCCGCGACCGGCACCCCGCCGCGTCGCCGGCGTCGCACCGACCGCGGCCGCCGCACCCGCGCGATCGTGTACCTCGTCCTCGCCGCCGTGCTCTGCGTCTGGCTGCTGCCCTTCATCTGGATGGCGCTCGGCAGCGTGAAGACGCAGGGCGAGATCCTGCAGCGACCGCCGACGTGGTGGCCCGCGGATCCCGTCGCCGACAACTTCGCGCAGTGGTTCGGGCCGCTCGACTTCGGCACGTTCTTCTCCAACAGCCTGGTCGTCGCGCTCGTCACCGTGCTCGGCAACCTCGTGTTCTGCTCGATGGTGGGCTACGCGCTGGCGAAGATGGAGTTCCCGGGCAAGCGCATCCTGTTCCTCACCGTGATGGTGACGCTCATGGTGCCGGGCGTCGTCACCTTCGTGCCGCTGTTCGTCATGGTCTCGGGGCTCGGCCTCGTGAACACGTACGCGGCGCTCATCCTCCCGTTCATCACGGCGCCCATCGGGGTGTTCCTCATGCGGCAGTTCATGCTCGGGATCCCCGAGGCGCTCATCGAGGCCGCGCGCCTCGACGGCGCGGGGGAGTTCCGCATCTTCTCCCGCATCGTGATGCCGCTGTGCGGGCCGCCGCTCGCGACGCTCGGGATCCTCACGTTCCTCGCGTCGTGGAACAACTTCCTCTGGCCGCTCGTCGCGGCGCAGACCGAGGGGATGTACACGCTGCCGATCGCCCTGTCGCTGTACTCGACCGGGCAGAACGCGACCGACTACGGCCTGCTGCTCGCGGGATCCGTGCTCGTGATCGCGCCGATCCTCGCCCTGTTCGTGTTCCTGCAGCGCTACTTCATCCAGGGCGTCGCGACCGCCGGCCTCAAGTGA
- a CDS encoding LacI family DNA-binding transcriptional regulator, producing MSPRRPTVYDVAERAKVSIATVSFAFSRPDQISVATRERVLETARELGYMPSASARGLARGRTGALGLHSFDLLIDRPLQREPDAAAAADDAAVARTPYAPGRTFIPWDDAGEIAADPRAFPLYVDEVRRGFELECRAHDRPVMLSRGSDTATAVAESAGRVDGLAIFPGPSAAASLKRMSLKMPIVLFSYPPADDGHHRVTSDNAGGARELVRHLVVEHGITDLGFVGATSVGDYRERFQGYRAALAELGVPASDEVLDDTVLGEGSGFGGVIAALRAGRLPRALVCASDQLALALVDLLRAEGVDVPGDVVVTGFDGILAGLLATPRLTTVRQPMEAMGRAAARILIDTTTGTQPADPVTLRLGTKLVVRESCGCRG from the coding sequence ATGAGCCCCCGGCGCCCCACGGTCTACGACGTCGCCGAACGCGCGAAGGTCTCCATCGCGACGGTGTCGTTCGCGTTCAGCCGACCCGACCAGATCAGCGTCGCCACCCGGGAGCGCGTGCTCGAGACCGCGCGCGAGCTCGGGTACATGCCGAGCGCGTCCGCCCGCGGCCTCGCGCGCGGCCGCACGGGGGCGCTCGGGCTGCACTCGTTCGACCTCCTCATCGACCGGCCGCTGCAGCGCGAGCCCGACGCGGCCGCCGCTGCGGACGACGCCGCGGTCGCGCGGACGCCGTACGCACCCGGCCGCACCTTCATCCCGTGGGACGACGCGGGCGAGATCGCGGCGGATCCGCGCGCGTTCCCGCTCTACGTGGACGAGGTGCGCCGCGGCTTCGAGCTCGAGTGCCGCGCGCACGACCGGCCGGTGATGCTCAGCCGCGGCAGCGACACCGCCACGGCGGTCGCCGAGTCGGCCGGCCGCGTCGACGGCCTCGCGATCTTCCCGGGGCCGTCCGCGGCGGCGTCGCTGAAGCGCATGTCGCTCAAGATGCCGATCGTCCTGTTCAGCTACCCGCCGGCGGACGACGGGCACCACCGGGTCACGTCCGACAACGCCGGGGGAGCGCGCGAGCTCGTGCGGCACCTCGTGGTCGAGCACGGGATCACCGACCTCGGGTTCGTGGGCGCCACGAGCGTGGGCGACTACCGGGAGCGCTTCCAGGGCTACCGCGCGGCGCTCGCGGAGCTCGGGGTCCCGGCCTCCGACGAGGTGCTCGACGACACGGTGCTCGGCGAGGGATCCGGCTTCGGCGGCGTCATCGCGGCCCTTCGCGCCGGGAGGCTGCCGCGCGCGCTCGTGTGCGCGAGCGACCAGCTGGCGCTCGCGCTCGTCGACCTGCTGCGCGCGGAGGGCGTCGACGTGCCGGGCGACGTCGTGGTCACGGGCTTCGACGGGATCCTCGCGGGCCTCCTCGCGACGCCGCGCCTCACGACCGTGCGGCAGCCCATGGAGGCGATGGGGCGCGCAGCGGCCCGCATCCTCATCGACACGACCACGGGCACGCAGCCGGCGGATCCCGTGACGCTCCGGCTCGGCACGAAGCTCGTGGTGCGCGAGAGCTGCGGCTGCCGCGGCTGA
- a CDS encoding MOSC domain-containing protein, with protein sequence MQPSASPRVLAVARDDAHRFSKPVRPSITLLAGLGVEGDAHLGTTVQHLSRKRRDPDAPNLRQVHLVHAELHDELAEKGYRVGPGDLGENVTTAGVPLLDLPTGTRLHLGAEAVVELTGLRNPCIQIDKLGSGAMKAVLDRDADGNVVRKSGVMGVVITGGEVRPDDAVRVELPAGEQLALQPV encoded by the coding sequence ATGCAGCCGTCCGCATCGCCCCGGGTCCTCGCGGTCGCGCGCGACGACGCCCACCGCTTCTCCAAGCCCGTCCGCCCCTCGATCACGCTCCTCGCGGGCCTCGGCGTCGAGGGCGACGCGCACCTCGGCACCACCGTCCAGCACCTCTCGCGGAAGCGCCGTGACCCGGATGCGCCCAACCTCCGCCAGGTGCACCTCGTCCACGCCGAGCTGCACGACGAGCTCGCCGAGAAGGGCTACCGGGTCGGCCCCGGCGACCTCGGAGAGAACGTCACGACCGCGGGTGTCCCGCTCCTCGACCTGCCCACGGGCACGCGCCTGCACCTCGGCGCCGAGGCCGTGGTCGAGCTGACGGGCCTCCGGAACCCGTGCATCCAGATCGACAAGCTGGGCTCGGGCGCCATGAAGGCGGTGCTCGACCGCGACGCCGACGGGAACGTCGTGCGGAAGTCCGGCGTGATGGGCGTCGTGATCACCGGCGGCGAGGTCCGCCCCGACGACGCCGTGCGCGTCGAGCTGCCCGCGGGCGAGCAGCTCGCGCTGCAGCCGGTGTGA
- a CDS encoding MFS transporter — MPDPDRRARDPRPPLLISRSFALIWVAQALSAFGEYVLAATVTVWLATGLAPGDPALPLYIGAVIGATSLPRLVLAPVAGVLVDRWPARRVMVAADLARAALLVPLMVIAVAGPVPVVIAAVIATQFLIGCVSQLFDPARAALVQVVVPADRRAAAAGRSLLASTGVGILSAMTGPAVYAVLGPEPALVMDAVSFLASAALVLAVRERGATAADADRVDVDAPGAVASARARFRAELAAGIRIVRASPRLRILVAGLAAYGVTLGVNNATLALVALTTMGLTAAEYGVVTAMFAVGGLVGALTAPALVARIRPERALPFALVTLGATYAAYSTVRAFLPAAILMGLAGLVFAVFLVSQGPILQAEAPVGTMGRVSSLTSTVLAASSLLATVVTAQVLALLPADAQPAAYPVAIAAAAVVMGGAGLGLVASGLSRGRGPAAAAS, encoded by the coding sequence GTGCCCGACCCCGACCGTCGCGCGCGCGACCCACGCCCTCCGCTCCTCATCTCCCGCTCGTTCGCGCTCATCTGGGTCGCGCAGGCGCTCTCCGCCTTCGGCGAGTACGTGCTCGCGGCGACCGTGACCGTCTGGCTCGCCACGGGCCTCGCCCCCGGCGACCCGGCCCTGCCGCTCTACATCGGCGCGGTCATCGGCGCGACGAGCCTTCCGCGCCTCGTGCTCGCGCCGGTCGCGGGCGTGCTCGTGGACCGCTGGCCCGCGCGCCGCGTGATGGTCGCGGCCGACCTCGCGCGCGCCGCCCTGCTCGTGCCGCTCATGGTGATCGCGGTCGCCGGGCCCGTGCCCGTGGTGATCGCCGCCGTGATCGCGACGCAGTTCCTCATCGGCTGCGTGTCCCAGCTCTTCGACCCGGCGCGCGCCGCACTCGTGCAGGTGGTCGTGCCGGCCGACCGCCGCGCGGCCGCGGCGGGGCGCTCCCTGCTCGCGAGCACGGGCGTCGGGATCCTCTCGGCCATGACCGGCCCGGCCGTCTACGCGGTGCTCGGGCCGGAGCCCGCGCTCGTGATGGACGCGGTGTCGTTCCTCGCGTCGGCGGCGCTGGTGCTCGCGGTGCGCGAGCGCGGGGCGACGGCGGCGGATGCGGACCGGGTGGACGTCGACGCGCCCGGCGCGGTCGCCTCCGCGCGGGCCCGCTTCCGCGCGGAGCTCGCCGCCGGGATCCGCATCGTGCGGGCATCGCCCCGGCTCCGGATCCTCGTGGCCGGCCTCGCCGCGTACGGCGTGACCCTGGGCGTCAACAACGCGACCCTCGCCCTGGTCGCCCTCACGACGATGGGCCTGACCGCGGCGGAGTACGGCGTCGTCACGGCCATGTTCGCGGTCGGCGGCCTCGTCGGCGCCCTCACCGCGCCCGCGCTCGTCGCCCGGATCCGCCCCGAGCGCGCGCTGCCGTTCGCGCTCGTCACCCTCGGCGCCACGTACGCGGCGTACTCGACCGTGCGCGCGTTCCTGCCCGCGGCGATCCTCATGGGGCTCGCGGGCCTCGTCTTCGCGGTCTTCCTCGTCTCCCAGGGCCCGATCCTCCAGGCCGAGGCGCCCGTCGGGACCATGGGCCGCGTCTCGTCGCTCACGTCGACCGTGCTCGCGGCGTCCTCGCTCCTGGCCACCGTCGTGACGGCGCAGGTGCTCGCCCTCCTCCCGGCGGACGCGCAGCCCGCCGCCTACCCGGTCGCGATCGCCGCGGCGGCCGTCGTGATGGGAGGCGCCGGGCTCGGGCTCGTGGCCAGCGGCCTCAGTCGAGGAAGAGGACCCGCAGCCGCCGCGTCGTGA
- a CDS encoding MFS transporter, with translation MSAAPATAPPVATPANPRSRVVVASLIGTSIEFFDFYVYATAAVLVFPALFFANDDPAVAQLQSLAVFGVAFFARPIGSVLFGHFGDRFGRTRTLVASLLTMGIATVLIGSLPSGLTPGWEIAAPAALAVLRFIQGLGLGGEWGGAALLATENAPAGKRAIYGTFPQLGAPIGFFLSTGLFLVLSLTLSPADLQSWGWRVPFLASAVLVLVGLYVRVKLVEAPEFQAVLDRGETSRLPLGRTIRTGWRGLVLGALALLAIFTLFYLMTTFTVTYGTSPRTAEAAQAAATAAGKPFDAASFHAGLGYARTDFLLMLLVGVVFFAIAIVVSGVLAERRGARPIVAVSAAGMVVFGLLMDPFLAAGLPGTLMFVILGFALIGIGYGAVGSLLPGLFATDVRYTGASLAFSLAGIIGGAVAPFIATWLWDIGGGGVMLVGIYLSVASAISLVALLVVREHGEARSTPAAAR, from the coding sequence ATGTCCGCTGCCCCCGCCACCGCCCCGCCCGTCGCCACCCCGGCCAACCCCCGCTCGCGGGTCGTGGTCGCGAGCCTCATCGGCACGTCGATCGAGTTCTTCGACTTCTACGTCTACGCCACGGCCGCGGTGCTGGTGTTCCCGGCCCTGTTCTTCGCGAACGACGACCCCGCGGTCGCGCAGCTCCAGTCGCTGGCCGTGTTCGGCGTCGCGTTCTTCGCCCGGCCCATCGGATCCGTGCTCTTCGGCCACTTCGGCGACCGGTTCGGCCGCACGCGCACGCTCGTCGCGTCGCTGCTCACCATGGGCATCGCCACGGTGCTCATCGGCTCCCTGCCGAGCGGGCTCACGCCGGGCTGGGAGATCGCGGCCCCCGCCGCCCTCGCCGTGCTCCGCTTCATCCAGGGGCTCGGCCTCGGCGGCGAGTGGGGCGGCGCGGCGCTGCTGGCGACGGAGAACGCACCCGCGGGCAAGCGGGCGATCTACGGCACGTTCCCGCAGCTCGGCGCCCCCATCGGCTTCTTCCTCAGCACCGGCCTGTTCCTGGTGCTCTCGCTCACGCTCTCCCCCGCCGACCTGCAGTCCTGGGGCTGGCGCGTGCCGTTCCTCGCGAGCGCAGTGCTCGTGCTCGTGGGCCTCTACGTGCGCGTGAAGCTCGTGGAGGCGCCGGAGTTCCAGGCGGTGCTCGACCGCGGCGAGACCTCCCGGCTGCCGCTCGGCCGCACCATCCGCACCGGCTGGCGCGGGCTCGTGCTCGGGGCGCTCGCCCTCCTCGCCATCTTCACGCTCTTCTACCTCATGACCACGTTCACGGTCACCTACGGCACGTCGCCGCGCACCGCGGAGGCCGCGCAGGCCGCCGCCACGGCCGCGGGCAAGCCGTTCGACGCGGCCTCGTTCCACGCCGGCCTCGGCTACGCCCGCACGGACTTCCTGCTCATGCTCCTCGTCGGCGTCGTGTTCTTCGCGATCGCCATCGTGGTCTCGGGCGTGCTCGCCGAGCGACGCGGGGCGCGCCCGATCGTCGCCGTGAGCGCCGCCGGCATGGTCGTGTTCGGGCTGCTGATGGACCCCTTCCTCGCGGCGGGCCTGCCCGGCACGCTCATGTTCGTGATCCTCGGCTTCGCGCTGATCGGCATCGGGTACGGCGCCGTCGGATCCCTGCTGCCCGGACTGTTCGCCACCGACGTCCGCTACACGGGCGCGTCCCTCGCGTTCAGCCTCGCGGGCATCATCGGCGGGGCCGTCGCGCCCTTCATCGCGACGTGGCTGTGGGACATCGGCGGTGGCGGCGTGATGCTCGTCGGCATCTACCTCAGCGTCGCGTCCGCGATCTCCCTCGTGGCGCTCCTCGTGGTGCGCGAGCACGGCGAGGCGCGGAGCACTCCCGCCGCCGCCCGCTGA
- a CDS encoding carbohydrate ABC transporter permease — protein sequence MAITAERAAGTRPGRTRSPLVARQRRRQAIIAWGFCLPFVAVFAVFMLVPLVSSFAMSFTDFRATDIRSPFAVDFVGLDQYAALFTDATFLRSIGVTAFFVVVGIPVTMVVALALALALNSGRGRIVSFFRVGFYAPVVTSIVAVSVVWRYILLPDGLLNSALAVVGITGPNWLSDTTWALPSLVAMAVWRNVGTLMIIFLAGLQAVPEEVQEAAVMDGASPWRRLISVTLPLLRPTLLLGSVLISVGFLQFFEEAFVMTRGGPLDSTLSVAYYTYRQFGFGEYGLASAASYVLFLAIALLSLLQFRLLRSKD from the coding sequence TTGGCCATCACCGCGGAGCGTGCGGCCGGGACCCGTCCCGGCCGCACGCGGTCCCCGCTCGTCGCCCGGCAGCGCCGTCGCCAGGCGATCATCGCCTGGGGTTTCTGCCTCCCGTTCGTCGCCGTGTTCGCGGTCTTCATGCTCGTGCCGCTGGTGAGCTCGTTCGCCATGTCGTTCACGGACTTCCGCGCGACCGACATCCGCTCGCCGTTCGCGGTCGACTTCGTCGGCCTCGACCAGTACGCGGCGCTCTTCACGGACGCCACGTTCCTCCGCTCCATCGGCGTGACCGCGTTCTTCGTGGTCGTCGGGATCCCGGTGACGATGGTCGTCGCGCTCGCCCTGGCCCTGGCGTTGAACTCCGGCCGGGGCCGCATCGTCTCGTTCTTCCGGGTCGGGTTCTACGCGCCCGTCGTGACGAGCATCGTCGCGGTCTCCGTCGTGTGGCGCTACATCCTGCTGCCGGACGGGCTGCTCAACTCGGCGCTCGCGGTGGTCGGCATCACGGGCCCCAACTGGCTGAGCGACACCACGTGGGCGCTGCCCTCGCTCGTCGCGATGGCGGTGTGGCGCAACGTCGGCACGCTCATGATCATCTTCCTCGCGGGCCTGCAGGCCGTGCCCGAGGAGGTGCAGGAGGCCGCGGTGATGGACGGCGCGAGCCCGTGGCGCCGGCTGATCTCGGTGACGCTGCCGCTGCTGCGCCCGACGCTGCTGCTCGGATCCGTGCTCATCTCGGTCGGCTTCCTGCAGTTCTTCGAGGAGGCGTTCGTGATGACGCGCGGCGGCCCCCTCGACTCCACGCTGTCCGTCGCGTACTACACCTACCGGCAGTTCGGCTTCGGCGAGTACGGCCTCGCCTCCGCGGCGAGCTACGTCCTCTTCCTCGCCATCGCCCTGCTCAGCCTGCTGCAGTTCCGGCTGCTGCGGTCGAAGGACTGA
- a CDS encoding helix-turn-helix transcriptional regulator, producing MNETRVADLRRERGWTQDRLAEASGITVRTVQRLEAGNDASLETLSLVAKALEVPVRDLFAAVGQDDFGRTVSALDDRAERQQERRDAVTDGFRSLYYGVGVVWTLLVVAGIATRVLPGVAALLIGAYWAGGALLSEFLLRVVVGPRLDRAYPLSRDRSLEERAVRRGRRRPV from the coding sequence ATGAACGAGACACGGGTGGCGGACCTCCGCCGCGAACGGGGTTGGACGCAGGACAGGCTGGCCGAGGCGAGCGGGATCACGGTGCGCACGGTGCAGCGCCTGGAGGCCGGGAACGACGCGAGCCTCGAGACGCTGTCGCTCGTCGCGAAGGCGCTGGAGGTGCCCGTGCGGGATCTCTTCGCCGCCGTCGGCCAGGACGACTTCGGCCGGACGGTGTCCGCGCTCGACGACCGCGCGGAGCGGCAGCAGGAGCGGCGTGACGCGGTGACGGACGGGTTCCGGTCGCTGTACTACGGGGTCGGGGTCGTCTGGACGCTGCTCGTCGTGGCCGGCATCGCCACTCGCGTGCTGCCCGGCGTCGCGGCGCTCCTCATCGGGGCGTACTGGGCCGGCGGCGCGCTGCTCTCCGAGTTCCTGCTCCGCGTGGTCGTCGGCCCGCGCCTCGACCGCGCCTACCCGCTGTCCCGCGACCGGTCGCTCGAGGAGAGGGCGGTCAGACGGGGTCGGCGGCGCCCGGTCTGA